In Luteitalea sp., a genomic segment contains:
- a CDS encoding FtsX-like permease family protein — translation MNNERWLCLADRIFRWLLYVYPKPFRDQYADDMARVFRLRCRRAAGERGGIAAGWTCARGLSDLVASGLIERVLQRRESRVDSQVRVSEGDTMVSRIRQNLGYGWRTCRRRPGFALVLTATLALGTGATISLFSIVDAALVRPLPYPEADRIVSLLQRDSRFGLAPFAPPYLQDLRERTTSYSHLAGFSSTWDVTLTRVGEPRRVPAAFVSDQLLAITGIGLEQGRDFMPEEHKAGGRPVALVTRGFWDRTFGRGVLLNGQIVRLDDKSFTIGGILAEPAHLPVTASIVNRDSTRAQVWLPFVHNPLAQVRTIPFMNVMARLKPGIAAAQAEAELQSVGGTLHRQAGDARQPADFAVIATSDLISRDSRRIVLVLFGAALCLLLIACVNAANLLLARASARQQELEVRAALGASRGRITEQLLTENLLFAAGGSLGGLLLAWWLLLSVPALGIGNLPPTAEIGIDLRVASFAVLLSVMTTMLFGLAPAWLSSKTTATVTLREGRRTVGGSSRARNVLVIVEVALALTLLIGAGLLSRSLWQLTNVPTGFQAEGVLGLPVAVPESRYATAAARRVFFAKAFGRLAELPGVQRVSAVNRVPLAGSNVYVGMEIEGQPSAGEPPAMDRRVSFPGYFELMGILLMRGRDFESADDAERAEPVAIVNEMALRRYWRGGDALGRRVRLMLRNGPGPWLTIVGVVGNVQHHELAQPPQPEVYVPYAQASVESMVVLLRTGADPAALLPEAKAAIWALDRDMPLDGAGLLSDLLFDASAQQRFRALVLSAFAVLALGLATIGIYGVMSYSVARRNRDIGVRVALGAQSRDILHMILREGLALTAIGLVAGVAASLALSQMLAGLLFGVTATDPLTFAGAAAVLTVVALVASYVPARRAARLDPIAVLRLE, via the coding sequence ATGAACAACGAGCGCTGGTTGTGTCTCGCCGATCGCATCTTCCGCTGGCTTCTGTACGTCTATCCCAAGCCGTTTCGTGACCAGTACGCGGACGACATGGCCCGGGTGTTCCGGCTCCGATGTCGACGTGCCGCCGGCGAACGAGGTGGCATCGCGGCCGGGTGGACGTGTGCAAGGGGACTGTCAGATCTTGTCGCAAGCGGCCTGATCGAACGCGTGCTCCAGCGGCGGGAATCGAGAGTTGATTCGCAGGTACGAGTATCCGAGGGTGACACCATGGTGAGCAGGATTAGGCAGAATCTTGGCTATGGATGGCGCACGTGCCGGCGGCGGCCGGGATTCGCGCTCGTGCTGACTGCGACGCTCGCGCTCGGAACCGGCGCGACGATTTCTCTGTTCAGCATCGTCGATGCGGCGCTCGTGCGTCCCCTGCCGTATCCAGAAGCCGATCGCATTGTGTCGCTGCTGCAGCGCGATTCGCGATTCGGCTTGGCGCCGTTCGCGCCGCCGTATCTGCAGGATTTGCGCGAACGGACGACCAGCTACTCGCATCTCGCCGGCTTCTCGTCCACGTGGGATGTGACGCTGACCAGGGTCGGGGAGCCTCGCAGGGTGCCAGCCGCGTTCGTCTCGGATCAGCTGCTCGCCATTACTGGAATCGGTTTGGAACAAGGCCGCGACTTCATGCCCGAGGAGCACAAAGCCGGAGGCAGACCGGTGGCGCTCGTCACACGCGGGTTCTGGGATCGCACCTTTGGCCGCGGCGTGTTGTTGAACGGGCAAATTGTTCGCCTCGACGACAAATCGTTCACGATCGGAGGTATTCTGGCGGAGCCTGCGCATCTGCCCGTCACGGCATCCATCGTAAACCGCGACAGTACTCGCGCGCAGGTGTGGCTGCCGTTCGTGCACAATCCGCTCGCGCAGGTCCGCACGATTCCGTTCATGAACGTCATGGCGCGGCTGAAGCCTGGAATCGCAGCCGCGCAGGCGGAGGCGGAGCTCCAGAGCGTCGGCGGGACGCTGCACCGCCAGGCCGGAGACGCCAGGCAGCCCGCTGACTTCGCGGTGATCGCCACCAGCGACCTGATCTCACGCGACTCGCGCCGCATAGTTCTGGTGCTGTTTGGGGCGGCGCTGTGTCTACTGCTGATTGCGTGCGTCAATGCCGCAAACCTCCTGCTGGCTCGCGCGTCGGCGCGTCAACAGGAGCTCGAAGTACGCGCCGCGTTGGGCGCATCGCGTGGCCGCATCACGGAACAGCTGCTGACGGAGAACCTGTTATTTGCCGCAGGCGGATCGCTTGGCGGTCTCCTTCTTGCCTGGTGGTTGCTGTTATCAGTGCCGGCGCTGGGAATTGGCAATCTCCCGCCGACCGCTGAGATTGGAATCGACCTGCGCGTCGCCAGCTTTGCCGTGTTGCTGTCGGTGATGACGACGATGCTGTTTGGGCTCGCGCCAGCGTGGCTGTCGTCGAAGACCACGGCGACGGTGACGCTCAGGGAGGGGCGCCGAACGGTCGGCGGGTCGAGCCGTGCGCGTAACGTGCTGGTCATCGTCGAGGTTGCTCTCGCATTGACGCTGCTCATCGGCGCGGGGTTGTTGTCGCGCAGCCTGTGGCAGCTGACCAATGTGCCGACCGGTTTTCAGGCTGAGGGTGTGCTTGGTCTTCCGGTGGCGGTGCCCGAATCACGCTACGCGACGGCCGCTGCGCGTCGCGTGTTCTTCGCCAAGGCGTTCGGCCGCCTCGCCGAGCTTCCGGGCGTGCAACGTGTGTCGGCTGTCAACCGGGTCCCGTTGGCTGGATCGAATGTTTATGTCGGAATGGAGATAGAGGGGCAGCCCTCCGCAGGAGAGCCGCCCGCCATGGACCGGCGTGTCTCGTTTCCCGGTTACTTCGAGCTCATGGGTATCCTGCTCATGCGCGGCCGCGATTTCGAATCGGCCGACGATGCGGAGAGAGCCGAACCCGTGGCCATCGTGAATGAGATGGCCCTGCGTCGATACTGGCGCGGCGGCGACGCGCTTGGCCGGCGTGTGCGATTGATGCTGCGGAACGGCCCAGGCCCATGGCTGACGATCGTTGGCGTCGTCGGTAACGTGCAGCACCACGAGCTTGCTCAGCCGCCGCAGCCGGAGGTGTACGTTCCTTATGCACAGGCGTCCGTCGAGAGCATGGTGGTGCTCCTGCGCACCGGAGCCGATCCGGCGGCGCTCCTGCCGGAGGCAAAGGCGGCCATATGGGCGCTCGATCGCGATATGCCGCTCGATGGGGCCGGCCTGCTCAGTGATCTTTTGTTCGACGCCAGCGCCCAGCAGCGCTTCCGCGCTCTCGTGCTCAGCGCGTTTGCCGTGCTCGCTCTCGGCCTGGCGACAATCGGCATCTATGGCGTCATGTCGTATTCAGTCGCGCGTCGCAATCGCGACATCGGCGTCAGGGTTGCGCTCGGCGCGCAATCGCGCGATATCCTCCACATGATTCTTCGCGAAGGCCTAGCGCTGACCGCCATCGGCCTGGTAGCGGGTGTGGCGGCGTCGCTGGCGCTGTCTCAGATGTTGGCGGGTCTGCTGTTTGGCGTAACGGCCACTGATCCACTGACGTTTGCCGGCGCGGCCGCCGTGCTGACGGTGGTAGCGTTGGTGGCCAGCTATGTTCCGGCACGCCGTGCGGCTCGCCTCGATCCGATAGCGGTCCTGCGCCTGGAATGA
- a CDS encoding methyltransferase: protein MQTGLAFWPSKTLLSAIEMGVFTELAHGPERLDVLSGRLGLHSRSARDFLDTLVALGFLQREGDSYGNTPETDLFLDRKKPSYIGGVLEMANARLYPFWSHLTEALRTGQPQNELKTGGPGLFETLYADPARLKAFLAAMTGLSHGANMTIARIFPWKDYHTFVDVGTAQGDLAVQIALANPHLRGIGFDLPDVAPVFEEYSRAAGVADRVSFVAGSFFDHDLPKADVVLMGHILHDWDLPTKKMLIRKAFEAIPAAGALVVYEAIIDDDRSKNAFGLMMSLNMLIETPAGFDYTGADCAAWMKDAGFSTTRVEPLLGPDSMVVGIK from the coding sequence CTGCAGACGGGCCTCGCGTTCTGGCCCTCGAAAACGCTCTTGAGTGCTATCGAGATGGGCGTCTTCACTGAGTTGGCGCATGGCCCCGAGCGTTTGGATGTTCTCAGCGGGCGGCTTGGTCTGCACTCTCGCTCCGCGCGCGATTTTCTCGACACCCTCGTGGCGCTCGGCTTCCTGCAACGCGAGGGCGACAGCTACGGGAACACGCCGGAGACGGATCTGTTCCTCGACCGAAAGAAGCCGTCCTACATTGGCGGCGTCCTCGAGATGGCGAACGCGCGCCTTTACCCCTTCTGGAGTCACCTCACCGAAGCGCTACGCACGGGACAGCCGCAAAACGAGCTCAAAACGGGTGGCCCGGGTCTCTTCGAGACGCTCTACGCCGATCCGGCGCGGCTGAAGGCGTTCCTCGCTGCGATGACCGGCCTCAGCCACGGCGCCAACATGACGATCGCGCGCATCTTTCCCTGGAAGGACTACCACACGTTCGTCGATGTCGGCACGGCGCAGGGCGATCTGGCCGTGCAGATAGCCCTGGCGAACCCACACCTTCGTGGCATCGGATTCGACCTGCCTGATGTGGCGCCGGTGTTTGAGGAGTACTCCAGGGCCGCAGGCGTCGCGGACCGCGTGTCCTTCGTCGCCGGCAGCTTCTTCGATCACGATCTCCCGAAAGCCGACGTCGTGCTGATGGGACACATTCTGCACGACTGGGATCTGCCCACGAAGAAGATGCTGATCCGAAAGGCGTTCGAGGCGATCCCGGCTGCCGGAGCGCTGGTCGTGTACGAGGCCATCATCGACGACGATCGATCGAAGAATGCCTTCGGCTTGATGATGAGCCTGAACATGCTCATCGAGACGCCGGCCGGCTTCGACTACACCGGCGCTGATTGCGCAGCCTGGATGAAGGACGCCGGATTCTCTACAACGCGCGTCGAGCCGCTCCTCGGACCGGACTCGATGGTCGTTGGGATCAAGTAG
- a CDS encoding PadR family transcriptional regulator: MTDKRRDPEHYVPLTPIAFEILLAAAEGERHGYDVMLAIERRTGGRLSPNPGTLYRALDRLVHEGLLEKTTRSDPQDSEPRKLFRLSRLGARVAAAEAARLADQVGAARRLLKRFGNVS, encoded by the coding sequence ATGACCGACAAGCGACGCGACCCCGAGCACTACGTGCCGTTGACGCCGATCGCGTTCGAGATTCTGCTAGCCGCCGCGGAAGGCGAGCGACACGGGTACGACGTGATGTTGGCGATCGAGCGCAGAACTGGCGGACGCCTCAGCCCGAATCCCGGCACTCTGTACCGCGCGCTCGACCGCCTTGTGCATGAGGGGCTGCTCGAGAAGACGACGCGCAGCGATCCGCAAGATTCAGAACCGCGGAAGCTCTTTCGCCTCTCTCGCCTCGGCGCGCGCGTGGCGGCTGCCGAAGCCGCGCGCCTCGCGGACCAGGTGGGCGCTGCACGTCGACTGCTCAAGCGATTTGGCAACGTGTCATGA
- a CDS encoding VOC family protein, with protein sequence MTLKRMDNVLIVVDDLEAVKAFFIELGLKLEGETTVEGPSVGSLIGLKDVRATLAMMRTPDGQGIELDKFHTPNAIRFGPVDAPMNTLGIRRVMFAVDDIDAVVARMRAHGAALIGEMQYEDTYRLAYIRGPEGIIVALAEQLG encoded by the coding sequence ATGACGCTTAAACGGATGGACAACGTCCTCATCGTTGTCGACGATCTCGAAGCCGTCAAGGCGTTCTTCATCGAACTGGGCCTCAAGCTGGAGGGCGAAACGACAGTCGAAGGGCCTTCGGTCGGGAGCCTGATCGGGCTCAAGGATGTCCGGGCTACCCTCGCGATGATGCGGACTCCCGATGGTCAGGGCATTGAGCTGGACAAGTTCCACACGCCCAACGCGATCAGGTTTGGGCCGGTGGACGCGCCGATGAACACGCTGGGCATCCGTCGCGTCATGTTCGCCGTCGATGACATCGACGCTGTCGTTGCGCGCATGCGCGCCCACGGGGCCGCGCTCATTGGCGAAATGCAGTACGAGGACACATACCGGCTAGCCTACATCCGCGGGCCTGAGGGCATCATTGTCGCGCTTGCCGAGCAGCTCGGCTAA
- a CDS encoding DUF86 domain-containing protein has protein sequence MKDERVYLGHIRDAINDIEQYTSVGRDAFIAERMRQDAVIRKLEIIGEAVKQLSATTRERRPEIPWKQIAGMRDRLTHDYFGVDLALVWRVVERDPPTLKAAVAALL, from the coding sequence GTGAAGGACGAACGGGTCTACCTCGGTCACATCCGCGACGCCATCAACGACATCGAGCAGTACACATCGGTGGGCCGCGACGCGTTCATAGCCGAGCGGATGCGCCAGGATGCCGTCATTCGCAAGCTTGAGATCATTGGCGAGGCCGTCAAGCAACTCTCCGCTACTACGAGGGAACGTCGTCCGGAGATCCCTTGGAAGCAGATCGCCGGAATGCGCGATCGTCTCACGCACGATTACTTCGGTGTGGACCTCGCGTTGGTTTGGCGTGTCGTGGAGCGAGACCCGCCTACGCTGAAGGCAGCCGTTGCCGCCTTGCTCTAA